The window AAAAAGGGAGGGTGGAGAAATATTTCAATATCTTTTTTCCCTTTAAAAGATCGATCAAATAATCTTATTGGATCAACCATAGTAGCCCGAGATATTACGAATAGGATAAAAGCACAACAAGAGCTAAAAGAAAGTGAAGAGCGCTATCGTGATTTAGTTGAAAATGCTTCTGAAGCATTAGTAGTATTTAAAGCAAAAGATGGTGATTTTGTTCATATTAGCAATAGTGCTATTGATTTATTCAAAACTTCACATGATCAATTGTTGGATATGTCCATATCTGATTTGAGCCCTAAATACCAACCCGATGGTAAAGAATCAAGAACTCAACTTAGGAAGTATATTCTGAAGGCAACCAAATATAATATGATTGCTTTTGATTGGACTTTCCTTGATCTTGAAGGTAACCAAATTCCTACTGAAGTTCGTTTGACCAAAGTCCCATCAAAAGAAGGTTTATTTGTTAGAGGAAGTATTATAGACATTAGTGAGAGAATTGAGAAAAATAAACTGTTAGCGGAAGCCAATAAAAAGATTGGAGAGCTAAAGCTAATGGCATTGCGCTCAGTCATGAGCCCTCATTTTATATTCAATGTGCTAAATTCTATTCAATTTTTTATTGGTAAAAATGATAGACTTAATGCCATCAATTATCTCTCTACTTTCTCGAAATTAATAAGAGGAATATTAACTCACTCGGTGGATAATAAGATAAAACTGTCGGAAGAAATTGAGATGCTGAAAAATTATGTGGAGCTGGAAATGCTACGATTCGATAATAAGTTCGATTTTGAATTGATAGTAGATGAAGATCTTGATTTAGATTACATTGAAGTACCATCCTTATTAATTCAACCCTATGTTGAAAATGCTATTCTGCATGGATTATATAATAAAGAAGGCAAAGGGAAATTAACGCTGGAAGTTACTGAAAAAGGAGACGTTATATATTTCAAAATCCTTGATAATGGAATTGGAAGAGAAGCCGCTAAAAAACTGCGTAAAAAGAGTTTTCCGAAACATAAATCTATGGGTTTGAAACTGACGGAAGAGCGATTGAAATTAATTAATGAGAATCATAATATTTCATTTTATATTCAAGATGTAATGGAAAATAATGAAGTTGCAGGAACCGTTGTTACCATTGGTATCCTTACCTAGTGCCTAAATTTAAAAGACGGCACAATATTTGACAACTAATCATATAGTAGTTTTAGTAAATCTCAATACTATGGTTCGTAAAGCCTTTATTATTCTATTTTGTCTTCTTTCTTGCTATTCCAAAAGTATTCTCGCTCAACAGATCTCGGGAAAAGTTTTAGACGAAAATCAAGAGCCTTTATTAGGGGCATCTGTCTATATAGACGGAACCACCATAGGTGATATTTCTGATATCAAGGGAGAATTTAGTTTCGAAATAGATAAAGAAATTAATGCAGTACTTATTGTGAGTTTTGTTGGCTATCAAAAAGTTTATATAGAAAATCCAGATACTCAGAAGCCATATTTAATACAACTTGAGCCAGATGTTTCGGAGATGAAGGAATTAGTAGTATATAATAATCCGTATTCAAGAGAGGAAATGCTGCAGGTTTTTAGAGATGAATTTATTGGAGATCGGAAGTTACAAAAGACTTGTAAAATTATAAATGAAGAAGACATACGCTTTCGTTATAACCCTCAAACTTTAACTTTTACAGCCCTATCCGAAAAACCGCTTAAAATCGAGAATCATTATTTAGGCTACACCATCAATTATGATCTTTTGAAATTTGAATTAATTTTTCAGCGCTTTACTCTAAATACAAATTTTCTGAAAAGTAGTACTTATATGGGTACCACTCAATTTTTGCCCATGGAATTGAATAAAAAATATCGAAAAAGAAGGAAGGAGGCCTATGAGAATTCAACTTTACACTTCTTTAGAGCTTTAAAAGCTAATAATTTAAAAAAGCAAGGCTTTCAATTATATTTTAAAGGTTTTCAAACAAATATTACGCAATTACTGGAGCTACAAAACATTGGAGTTATGGCTGAGGTAAAAGTAAAACAGAAAGATATTAAGTTTAAACCCAAAAATTTAGTCTCTAGTTTTGAAGTATTATACAAGAAGAATGATCAAACTTCAATAAGTTTTTATACTGATAATTTTTTAATTGACGGCTATGGATTATACTCTAAATTTGATCAAATAATGTTTTCAGGTGCCATGAGTAAGAAAAAGATGGCGATGATCTTACCTGCCGATTATGAATACTAATACGATATAGAAACATTTGTATTGTTTAAATCATCACCTTTAATAATTTAAAACATTCATTGTAACATTATAATTCCTTATGCATCTTTAAAGAGAACCCTTATTTATTCTTTATCTATGGTATCAAACATTAAATTGATCTCCACTTCAGGAAAAGGTAATCTTGCCATTCAAAAAGATGAAAAGCTATTGGCTTCATTGAATTATAAAAGCTGGATGTCGAGAACAGCCAGTTCCGAACTTGATGATCAGTCTATACAAATTACCGCACCTTCGATTTGGAAAAGCACCTATTTAATTTCTAAAGCAGGAAAAGAAATAGGAAGCATAAAAATGAACTGGAAAGGAAATCTTGTGATTTCCTATTTTTTAGATGATGCTGAGACTTACCAACTACATTTTAAATTAAAGGGGTTTTGGAAACAGCATTATGAATTAACTGATGAAGAGGGGAATATTTTACTAATCATCAGATCACAATTCTTGTGGAGAAAGTTTAAATATGAATATCCTGTTACAGATATACATGATAAGCTAAAAGGAAATCAATTAATTGAAATACTACTATTTTGTGCTTATTGTATAAACCTAATTCAAAATATGCAAAGCGCAGCTGCTTCTGGAGCAGCTGGCTAATATTGGAATTAATTTAAGGATGATAATGAAATATTCGTAGTTGTGTCTGGCTTTTTTTCTGGAGTCGAATTTAGTGTTTCAAGGAATGCGATCAGCGCTTCCTTTTCTTTCGAATTCAAGGACAAAGAATCAAATGGTAAAGTTTGGTGCTCAACTGCAAGCCCAAGCCCCTTACCTCCGCCTCTATTATAAAAATCAATTACTTCATCCAAAGAATTATATATACCATTATGCATATAGGGAGCTGTTAATGCACTGTTACGAACAGTAGGTGTTCTAAACATTCCTTTGTGAATATCGACTTCATAAAATGTATAAAATCCCAGATCTAGCGTGTCCAATTGATCGTTTGTGGCAACCAAAGGCACTCCAATAACTTCCTTTTCAGTATGTTTATAAAAGGGTGGCAGAGTTCCATTCATCAGAGGAATAAAATGACAGGATCCACAAAGTGCTTTTCCCATATAAAGTTGTAAGCCTTTTTTCTCAAGTTCAGTAAATGATGTTTCTTCTTTACGCATATTTCTATCAAATTTGCTATCGAAAGCCTGTAAGCTGGCAACATATTGTGCTAAGCTTTTAATTAGTTGATTTACAGATTTTGGTTTCCCACCATAGGCTTTCTTAAATAATTTATCATACTCTGCATCTAAAAGCAGTTCCTCAGGAATATTATTCATAGATCGATTGAATTCATCGTGAGCATTAAACACTTCCCTGATTTGGCTCTCTATAGTTCCTGACCGGCCATCCCAAAAAAAACTTTTGTTGAAAATTGTATTTATTAAGGTTGGGGCATTTCGCTTTAACGGTTTCCCTGAAGCTCCCAAAGAGGTTGGTAAAGCATCAGAAAAGGCTTCTTTTTTCTGATGGCAACTAGAACAAGATAAAGAATTTGATAAGGATAACCTTTTATCATTAAACAATTTTTCACCCAGCAACAAGTCTTCTTTATCCCCAAGACCAGTAGAAGGATTTACAAAGAAAGAGGTGTTAAATGCATCTTTTTCAAAAAATGTAGTGGAATTGAAATTCAAGGCTTTATTGGTGGAAGGTTCCCAAAGATTAGTGCTATTTCTTAACGCAACCCAGCTTTTAGTAAGCGGATTGAAATAATCCCTTATGTATCTATAGTAGTCAAATTCGTCAAAAGCTGAAGACTTATTTAAGTAATCGATATTGCGATTCAAGTAGGTGATAAAATTATCATATATATCTTGATTATGATCATTTACAACAGTTCCGATAGTCAAACGAACAGTAGTTTTAATAGAATGAAGGCTAGCAGCAGACTCTTCAAACCCCCAATGGCTGATAGGAGTATCAAAATGAGTGATACCAAAGCTCAAAATTCGAAGAAATTGCTCGTGTAGAGCAATGAAATAACGCTCTGGGCTTAGGTTTCTTTCCTTAATACCAGCAAGTAAATTATTTAAATAGCCAATCGTTCTTTCAATTTGATACTCTAGTAATTTCCGGTTTTGGAAATCTTCAAATAGGGTTTCTTCAATGGCTTGTAAGCCAATAGGGTCTAATATTTTTAAATTATCTTCTTTGAAAATGGGTAAAGCTGGTCCGTTTACCTTACTCCCTACTTCAGGGTTAATATGAGCTGCATAGGACTCTGCTTTTTTAAAATTTAAACGAATATCTTTTAAACTTTGAATAGCATGAGCTTGATTCATTTTAGTGTTGAGATGCTCCAAAGAATCAATTGCTTTCTTTAAAGCGGTTTGATAATAATCCTGACTTAAATTCCAATTGATTTGCTGAGGCTCACTTGTGTTTTTGCATGTAGCAAAAATTATGAGAAAAAGAAGAGGTAAATACGTACGCATGTTGAAATAGGTTAAAATTAAAACAGCACCCCATTAATTAGAGTGCTGAATTTTGAAAACTTGAATTAATTATCTTGGAAGCCCGTATAGAATTACGATCTGCGATCCTTGATCATCTTCCCTTGATCCGTTTGAATTGCCTTCGTTATTGTGGCCATCAACGCCTTTAAATGCATCATCTTCCCAGTAATGTGGCTGAACAGCCAGCATAAAAGTATTGGGAACCCCAATTTTATCAGAGATGTCAATTAATGCTCCAAATTCACCAGAATTTGAAATGTTTTTATCTCTTGATAAGTCAGCTCTTTCCACTAATTCCAAAACTACTCTAGGATTATTCCCATTTAAATCAGATTGGTAGATGTAGGCAGAGTGATTTCTCGAAAATGAATTTGGGTCTTCTTGAGTATATATGAAATTTTCTGTGACACAAATGTTATCAGGACTTTGTAATAAAGAAAGGTTTCCGTCCATATTATTGGTATCTGTGTTTCCACTAATAATTTGTGTCAGTTTACCATTTAATGGAGAAGCTTCGTCCAATTCTAATTTATATACAGTACCCCAATCATTGTATGTCCCTCTGCCAGGTCCTCGGCCTGTAACAGCGAAGTAAACATTTCTACCCGCAGCGTCAGATCCTTTTCCATAATCTACATCCTCTACTCTCATAAATTGAAATGCATTTGCAGCTATAGAAGCATCTTCCATCTCATTTTTCGTCATCTCTTTTCCTCCTTCAATTTTAACAAACTCAACATCATAAGTTTCTCCAAATGCAATTTCTCCTTCATTTACCATTCTGCTGGAGTCTTTCATTTTTAATACATAAATGTCTCCATTCTCTAAATCAGCATCTCCATTCTCTGAAAAATATAAGCTTACTTGTCCTTCAGAATCTGAAGAATCATCATCTCCACCAATAATAACTGTTTTACCTGCGTAGGTATTTTTGGGTAAAGGAACTGCATTTTCCCATGAGAATTCTCCTAATGCATCCAAGCCAAAATCAGCAGTCGGGTTAGGAGTCATATAAGGGTCAATTCCTTTAACATCATAATTAAAGCTTTCTGATGCAGATAAGAATAAGTCCTGACTGCCTCCGTGAATTTCAGATTCCCACATGGTACCAGAACATTGTCTGGCTAAATCAGCTACACCTGAATTCAGCATATAATCACCTTGGATCGGTTTGAAGTTTTTATCAAGGAATACCCTTGCTACCGAATAGTGATCTTCACAGTTCACCATAAAAACATATTCGTCTCCATTTTTTAGTAAACCAGCGCCATCAGCAGATCCGCCTAAACGGAATAAATCACCATTTCTATTCTCCAAGGTATCGGAAGAACTCAATAAGGAATATGCTTTAACAAAGTTAAACTGTGGAGATACGGCCACTAGAGGTTCTAAATTTGAACGATTTGTAAAGAATACTGAGTCTCCTACATTGTTAATAATGATAGTAGTGTCAAATGTATTAGTAACTGTAATGGTTGTGTCACGATAAATAACTTCAGTTACTTCTGTAATTTCATCTCCACAGCTTGTAAATGTTGCTATTGAAACAAGCGTTCCGATTAAATAAAGGGGTAAATCTTTTAGTTTCATTTTTTTCATTTTATGGGTTTAATTATGAAATCAAAAGTACTTGAAGCGGAAAAAAGGAAGAATATTATTGTATTAAGCTTCGCTCAACAATTGGTTAACAATAAATTTTGAGTTAATACAAATTGGTAATCTTAAATTTAAATTTTATTTAATTTGAAATTTAGGCTTAATAAAAGAGGTGGCTTAATAGCTAATTATATTGAATGCTTAGGATTTCTGTAATGTTAAAATAATGTTTATTGCTTATGCTTTTTAAGACTATGCTACTAATGGAATTTTGGAAAAAACCTGTTCGTAAAACAAAGCTATTTTATTTTGCTGTATTAGCTGGAACTTAACTTTCGGGAAAGACTTCAAGCCATTCTTCCTTTAATTGAAGGGCCTAAAGAGAAAGAAGTGGTACAAAACAACATCAAAACAAAAAACTAAATTTAAGCCCAGCCCAGTCTACAAAGCTAAATGCTATCATCAAGAAGTTTAGTATGGATTGAATAAAGCTTAACGTCTTTTAATCAAGGTTTGTCTTATATCAAATTCAAATTTCAAAGTTACTTTATGGAATTTGAAATCCTGAAGCCTTATTTAATTTGTAATTAGGCCAAATGACAAAGTGAAAATTTCTATTTTTACCAATAGATTATTAATGCGCTTTAAGTTTATAGCACTATTGATTAGTATAGAATTTATTTCAAGTTTAGGACAGATTATTGTTTTTATGATGCTTCTCTTTGCGGTTTTTTTGTTTACCGTCAAGAGCAAAAATCAATTAGCTAATCGTATCTTTTCTATATTTCTTCTGATCACAGCCTTTGATTTATCCGGCTTATTCCTTGGTGAATTCATAAGGACACATTTTAACTTTGCGATTCTGAAAACTTCCTCTGTTCTATTACAAATGCCACTTTTCTATTTGTATGTGCTAGCTGTTTGTTATTCAGATTTTAAATTAAACAGCAAACATGCTTTGCATGCTCTAATGTTTTTTTTCTTTGTTTATATCTTTAAGATATCTTCCTTTTCTGAGCAGAGCCTTTTCTATTTTAGAATTGTAGGCGAGCTACAATATTTCGCTTATATCATATTAATTTTCTATTCTTTGAGTAAATACAGAACTATCTACTTGGAAAATTACGCTAAAGCCGATCGTTCCGCTTATAAATGGTTATTCCAAATTACACTTTATTTTTGTTTTGCACATCTTTTTGTTTTACTAAAAACAGGAGCTTTAATGAGTGGAATAGGCGAAAGCTATCTGAAATTGCTATACCTCTTCATCTCTAGTTCAGCTCTAATAATTATTTGTTGGTTTGTGTTAAAAGCTTTATACAACCCACATCTTTTTACGGGCATTAAAAGCGAACTAGAACCTTTAAAAGCAAAATTGGATAATAAGGAACTTGTTGCTGAAAGAGATATGGATACGCTTTCTGCTATTGAAAGTCTTGCTTATTTCATGGAAAGAAAAAAACCATATCTCGATTACGAACTCACCCTGGAAAAACTAGCAAATCAATTGAAAATGGAGGAAAAGGATTTATCCATTTTGATTAACCACCATTTGGGGAAACATTTCTTCGATTTTATAAATGAGTATCGGATTGAAGAAGCTAAGAAGATTCTTAGAAATCCAGAAAATAAAAAGCTTACAATACTCGAAGTTCTCTATCAAGTTGGCTTCAATTCAAAATCGTCTTTTTATACGGCTTTCAAAAAAATCACGGATCAAACTCCGACTGCCTACAGAAAATCCGCTCTTGCGGAATAAAAAGCTATTTAAACAGTGTTTTTAATTAGTCCGACTTTTTTAATCGGACTTTTAAGCAAAAAACGATCGCTAGGTTTGGGTAAAATTAAATATTCAAACATAATGAAACGATCACTTCTTAGCCTTTTATTAGTAAGCTTTTTAGGTCAAGCGCTTTTTGCACAAAATCTATATCAAGAGCATTTTCCTAAGGTAGATTCTATCTTAAATCATCATTATAACAAAAATACACCTGGCATAGCTCTTAGCATAATATCAACTGGAAAAACTATTTACCAGAACGCGATAGGAATGGCTGATATGGAAAATGAGATTGCTATTAGTGATTCCACCTCCTTTCATATTGCCTCTGTTTCTAAACAATTCACCGCCTATTTGGCGCTTTTGCTGGAAGAAGAAGGGAAGCTATCTATGGAAGATGATATCCGAAAATACCTACCAGAATTAGAAGCTCTTCCCTACAAAATTTCCTTATATCAATTGGCAAACCACACTCATGGATTGCCTAATCTTTCTGAGCTCGTCCACCTTAAGGGAATTGGATCTCAAAATATAATGACCCATCAGCAAGTAATTAAGATGCTCTTGAACATTAGAATTGTCAATTTCAAAGCAGGTGAACAATATCAATATAATAATACTGGTTTTGCTTTACTGGCAGAAATAATAGAAAGGGTGGAAGGATTGCCTTTTCAGCAAGTCTTGAAAGAAAGGATTTTCAATCCAGAAGGGATGAATGCTAGTCAGGCCATTGATGATCCAGCTTTGATTGTTAAAAATAGAGCACGTTCCTATATGTTAGTAGAAGACGGTTATCAGAATAATGAGTTAAACTTAATGACCAACGGTTCATCGGGAATTCGAACAACCATTGCTGACTTAAGTAATTGGGCAATAAAGTTCCAGCAGCCAGATCCGAAGGCACAGGCAATATTTCAAAAAATGCAAAAGCCTTCTCAACTTAATTCGGGTCAAAGCATATCTTATGGATTGGGGCTAGAGACTAAAAAGTATAAAGGATTAGAAGTTGTTTTCCATGGTGGTGGAGATGTCGGATATCGTTCCTATATCTTGCATATTCCAGCATATCAGCTTTCGCTTGTCTTGCTTAGCAATACTGATGACTTTGCTCCTCTGCTTGTATATGATATAATTGATCTTTTCTTAAAGGATGTATTAAAAGAACCCACAAAACCAGAAAAGACTCATTACAGCAGCAAAGAATTAAAAACCTTTGAAGGGACTTATCAAATGTTTCCAGGTAATTATTTTAATATAATTGCAAAAAATGACACGCTCTATTTTCAGAACTATGGAACTAAGGATATAGCTCCACTTCCTATCATAGGTGATGATGAGTTTCTATTTCCGTATATACCAACTACGAAATTCTCTTTTTATGAAAATGGTTTCATTTTCAATATAGCAGATTTCAAGTATGACTGTAAGAAAGTACAATTAGAAACTGTAAAGGCTGAGGAGATTGATCTTTCAGAATATATTGGCATTTATAAAAACGAAGAATTTAATGTGTTCTTTGAACTGCTAATTGAAGATAAAGAATTAAAGGCAAGACATATGCGAATGGAAGATATTAGTCTTCACCCAATTGAGGATGATAGTTTCTTTTCTAGAAGGTCTTTTTTCGGGAAGCTGGATTTTGATAGAGATAAAGAAGGGAAGATTATTGCTTTTAGAGTATCGGGGCAGAATTTAATGAATATTGAGTTTTTTAAATTAGGTTGTTTTCAATCTTCAAAATAAATCATGACACGGTTTGATTATTAAAAATGCTTGAATTCATATACACTGTTTTCTATGATTATCGAAGCGAACCTAAATATTTTTATATTTAATATATTAGATCATCAGAAACCAAAACCTTAATCTCTATAACTCAAAAAAATAGAGTTCAGAAATATTAAAAATTTACATGATTTACACTCTAATTCTGTTTATAACTTTATCATTTCAAAAAATTACCCCATCAGCAACAGTAAAAGTAGGTGATTATTATGTCGATAAAACTGAAGCTACTAATTTACATTGGCTAGAATATCAATATTATCTAAAACAAGAACTTGATCCTTTCGAATATTGGAAAATAAATCCCGATAGTTCAAATACCTGATATAAAATAAAAGGCTGTAGATACGAACCTATCACATTGGTTACCCATGAACAAGCAGTTGCCTATTGTCAATGGCGTTTAGAAGTGGTAAGTAAAAAACTTGGAATTATTGTTAATTATCGATTACCAACTGTTAAAGAATGTGAAGAAATTGCACAGGTATTACTGAGAGAAAATGAAATAAAGATTAGTAGAACTTTAAAATAATTAAAGAAAGCTGCTTCTGAAAAATATTATCTACAAAGCAGAGAGAATATCAAAAATCAAGTTTATGATGATTTCTCTAATGTTTCAGAAATGACTGCTAAAGAAGGTATCGCCAAGGGGGGTAATAATGGAGAATTGTTGGAAAATGGAAATTTAAAAGAAAGTATTAAATATTCTTCACCCAGTCCTTATTTAGGTTTTAGATGTATAGCTTAATATGTAGAACCAAAGGATGATTAAACTTTAGCTTGATTTTCAGATTTTAAAAAGATTTTGGAATCAATCCGCGATAAACTTTTGATAAGTCATAGGTTTCGTAACTTTGTACTCTCATAGACGAAACACTATACAGTCTTAATTGAATCAAAAGGTTAATAATATAATGGCGGAGCAAAAGAAAGAGGGAAATACTTACGAAACACTAAAAGCTTTATACTACTCAGGAAAGGTTAAACCTTCATTGCATAAGATTTTAGCAGCATTGGAGGAGGATCCAAATAATGTAGATATGGTCTTGTTAGCGTGTGAAGTATTAGAGAGAGCAAAGGATTTTGATCAATTATCCTCTTACGCAGATACTGTAAAAAAGCTAGCCCCTAAATCTCCTGAAGGCTTCTACTATAAAGGAATTGCACTTCAATTTGTAAAAGGGAAAGAGCAAGAAGCTTTAAAAAACTTTAATGAGGCTTTAGAAATTGACCCTGATAATTTACTGTGTCTTAAAAGTAAAGCGACTACCCACTTACTATTATTTAAGGATTTTGACTTACCGATTAAGTTTGCCGATAAGCATAGAGTAAAAGCTGAAACTTGCTTGTTAAAAGTGATTGACTTGGTTGAGAATAAAGAAGATGCAACCTACCTAGAGCTTTATATATTAGCAGAAGTTAATATGATGGTAGAACAAGCATTGAATGCTAAGATGGCCTACCTGAAAGCTGTTAATGCCTATGAGGAGGCTGAACCTGAAAACCAAAATAAAAATATCTATAAAGATATGGTAAGGGCTCAGAAGAAATGCATTAAGCAATTAGAGAAGTTTACTGAGTAATGATTAATTACTAATTCTTAATTAGTAATTAATCATTGAAGACTAAAAATAAACTACTATTTAGCTTACTGTTTCTTGTTTCACCGCCTTAAAAAATTTCTTTTGGAAGATTAAGATAACGGCTACACCGCAGAATATACTAGCATCAGCTACATTGAAAATCGGCCATAATGAGATGTAATCACCTCCCCAGAGTGGAACCCAATCGGCAACTCTACCCTCCCAGATGTCAACGTAGAACATATCTACTACCTGACCATGAAACCAGGGTGAGATAGCATTGTACGGTGCATTGTCTAACCACACACCATAGAAGATACTATCAATCAAATTACCGATAGCGCCTGCTAGAACTGCCGCTATGCTCCATAATACGCCTGGATGAGTTTTTTCTTTTGCCAATTTATATAAGTAGTAACCAATGAAGAACATGGCTACTAATCTGAAAAGACTTAATCCTAATTTACCGTATTCAGAACCAAATTGCATCCCGAAAGCC is drawn from Marivirga arenosa and contains these coding sequences:
- a CDS encoding carboxypeptidase-like regulatory domain-containing protein; translated protein: MTTNHIVVLVNLNTMVRKAFIILFCLLSCYSKSILAQQISGKVLDENQEPLLGASVYIDGTTIGDISDIKGEFSFEIDKEINAVLIVSFVGYQKVYIENPDTQKPYLIQLEPDVSEMKELVVYNNPYSREEMLQVFRDEFIGDRKLQKTCKIINEEDIRFRYNPQTLTFTALSEKPLKIENHYLGYTINYDLLKFELIFQRFTLNTNFLKSSTYMGTTQFLPMELNKKYRKRRKEAYENSTLHFFRALKANNLKKQGFQLYFKGFQTNITQLLELQNIGVMAEVKVKQKDIKFKPKNLVSSFEVLYKKNDQTSISFYTDNFLIDGYGLYSKFDQIMFSGAMSKKKMAMILPADYEY
- a CDS encoding cytochrome-c peroxidase, which encodes MRTYLPLLFLIIFATCKNTSEPQQINWNLSQDYYQTALKKAIDSLEHLNTKMNQAHAIQSLKDIRLNFKKAESYAAHINPEVGSKVNGPALPIFKEDNLKILDPIGLQAIEETLFEDFQNRKLLEYQIERTIGYLNNLLAGIKERNLSPERYFIALHEQFLRILSFGITHFDTPISHWGFEESAASLHSIKTTVRLTIGTVVNDHNQDIYDNFITYLNRNIDYLNKSSAFDEFDYYRYIRDYFNPLTKSWVALRNSTNLWEPSTNKALNFNSTTFFEKDAFNTSFFVNPSTGLGDKEDLLLGEKLFNDKRLSLSNSLSCSSCHQKKEAFSDALPTSLGASGKPLKRNAPTLINTIFNKSFFWDGRSGTIESQIREVFNAHDEFNRSMNNIPEELLLDAEYDKLFKKAYGGKPKSVNQLIKSLAQYVASLQAFDSKFDRNMRKEETSFTELEKKGLQLYMGKALCGSCHFIPLMNGTLPPFYKHTEKEVIGVPLVATNDQLDTLDLGFYTFYEVDIHKGMFRTPTVRNSALTAPYMHNGIYNSLDEVIDFYNRGGGKGLGLAVEHQTLPFDSLSLNSKEKEALIAFLETLNSTPEKKPDTTTNISLSSLN
- a CDS encoding PhoX family protein; the encoded protein is MKKMKLKDLPLYLIGTLVSIATFTSCGDEITEVTEVIYRDTTITVTNTFDTTIIINNVGDSVFFTNRSNLEPLVAVSPQFNFVKAYSLLSSSDTLENRNGDLFRLGGSADGAGLLKNGDEYVFMVNCEDHYSVARVFLDKNFKPIQGDYMLNSGVADLARQCSGTMWESEIHGGSQDLFLSASESFNYDVKGIDPYMTPNPTADFGLDALGEFSWENAVPLPKNTYAGKTVIIGGDDDSSDSEGQVSLYFSENGDADLENGDIYVLKMKDSSRMVNEGEIAFGETYDVEFVKIEGGKEMTKNEMEDASIAANAFQFMRVEDVDYGKGSDAAGRNVYFAVTGRGPGRGTYNDWGTVYKLELDEASPLNGKLTQIISGNTDTNNMDGNLSLLQSPDNICVTENFIYTQEDPNSFSRNHSAYIYQSDLNGNNPRVVLELVERADLSRDKNISNSGEFGALIDISDKIGVPNTFMLAVQPHYWEDDAFKGVDGHNNEGNSNGSREDDQGSQIVILYGLPR
- a CDS encoding helix-turn-helix domain-containing protein — its product is MSKYRTIYLENYAKADRSAYKWLFQITLYFCFAHLFVLLKTGALMSGIGESYLKLLYLFISSSALIIICWFVLKALYNPHLFTGIKSELEPLKAKLDNKELVAERDMDTLSAIESLAYFMERKKPYLDYELTLEKLANQLKMEEKDLSILINHHLGKHFFDFINEYRIEEAKKILRNPENKKLTILEVLYQVGFNSKSSFYTAFKKITDQTPTAYRKSALAE
- a CDS encoding serine hydrolase domain-containing protein — protein: MKRSLLSLLLVSFLGQALFAQNLYQEHFPKVDSILNHHYNKNTPGIALSIISTGKTIYQNAIGMADMENEIAISDSTSFHIASVSKQFTAYLALLLEEEGKLSMEDDIRKYLPELEALPYKISLYQLANHTHGLPNLSELVHLKGIGSQNIMTHQQVIKMLLNIRIVNFKAGEQYQYNNTGFALLAEIIERVEGLPFQQVLKERIFNPEGMNASQAIDDPALIVKNRARSYMLVEDGYQNNELNLMTNGSSGIRTTIADLSNWAIKFQQPDPKAQAIFQKMQKPSQLNSGQSISYGLGLETKKYKGLEVVFHGGGDVGYRSYILHIPAYQLSLVLLSNTDDFAPLLVYDIIDLFLKDVLKEPTKPEKTHYSSKELKTFEGTYQMFPGNYFNIIAKNDTLYFQNYGTKDIAPLPIIGDDEFLFPYIPTTKFSFYENGFIFNIADFKYDCKKVQLETVKAEEIDLSEYIGIYKNEEFNVFFELLIEDKELKARHMRMEDISLHPIEDDSFFSRRSFFGKLDFDRDKEGKIIAFRVSGQNLMNIEFFKLGCFQSSK
- a CDS encoding tetratricopeptide repeat protein gives rise to the protein MAEQKKEGNTYETLKALYYSGKVKPSLHKILAALEEDPNNVDMVLLACEVLERAKDFDQLSSYADTVKKLAPKSPEGFYYKGIALQFVKGKEQEALKNFNEALEIDPDNLLCLKSKATTHLLLFKDFDLPIKFADKHRVKAETCLLKVIDLVENKEDATYLELYILAEVNMMVEQALNAKMAYLKAVNAYEEAEPENQNKNIYKDMVRAQKKCIKQLEKFTE
- a CDS encoding lipoprotein signal peptidase translates to MKYAKYFLLTLFIIALDQVVKLWVHFNMEMGVAGQIEVFGDWFKLYYTLNPGMAFGMQFGSEYGKLGLSLFRLVAMFFIGYYLYKLAKEKTHPGVLWSIAAVLAGAIGNLIDSIFYGVWLDNAPYNAISPWFHGQVVDMFYVDIWEGRVADWVPLWGGDYISLWPIFNVADASIFCGVAVILIFQKKFFKAVKQETVS